In a genomic window of Polycladomyces abyssicola:
- a CDS encoding copper resistance D family protein gives MIVWVQTLFETMAVTCLALLTGGALLSLVGDEYKPIVVFPHRLFPLVTLLAGLASFVPVLRLVLFLAPDTGWMEAIRLGVFLSRTGQVWLGLMAASILLALFLQARDMTSSKWTSGLALIGTWMLILIKSWMGHAASVSGVSGWVLHSVHLTAVCIWAGGLMMAGFFTVDTARWLSFLRWFTPTAIGCVTAVILAGWGLMGIIAPEYVASWVLPYGEALLIKQWMTAGVLVMAGVNGGWIRRKLARGEGVNPLPWIRAEAILILLVVAITAWMSQEAAPHTVAETVQAVGVSPLFEGLFPGKWHPGLRAEWQGHLLGGLSVLVALILLALIPLLFRQRRSAYGAVWLAGLAACVGFVGVLVWAYGG, from the coding sequence ATGATCGTATGGGTTCAAACATTGTTCGAGACGATGGCAGTGACGTGCCTCGCCCTGTTGACGGGCGGGGCGCTTCTTTCACTGGTGGGGGATGAGTACAAACCGATCGTTGTTTTCCCGCACCGCCTGTTTCCCTTGGTCACTCTGTTAGCGGGCCTTGCTTCTTTTGTTCCCGTCCTGCGTCTGGTTCTTTTTTTGGCACCGGATACGGGTTGGATGGAGGCCATTCGGCTGGGAGTGTTTCTCTCACGTACCGGGCAAGTTTGGTTGGGCTTGATGGCAGCATCGATTTTGCTCGCCCTATTTCTTCAGGCACGGGATATGACCAGCTCCAAATGGACGTCTGGTTTGGCTTTGATCGGTACATGGATGCTAATCCTGATCAAGTCGTGGATGGGCCACGCCGCTTCCGTTTCAGGTGTCAGCGGTTGGGTTTTGCATTCGGTTCATCTGACCGCGGTATGTATATGGGCGGGTGGATTGATGATGGCCGGTTTCTTTACGGTTGACACCGCGCGTTGGCTTTCTTTTCTTCGGTGGTTTACTCCGACGGCGATCGGTTGCGTGACGGCCGTCATCCTGGCTGGTTGGGGATTGATGGGTATCATTGCTCCTGAGTATGTTGCTTCCTGGGTATTGCCTTACGGGGAAGCGTTGTTGATCAAACAGTGGATGACTGCTGGGGTATTGGTCATGGCCGGGGTGAATGGCGGATGGATTCGCCGAAAACTGGCGCGGGGCGAAGGGGTAAATCCCCTGCCCTGGATACGCGCGGAAGCGATCTTGATATTGCTGGTGGTGGCCATCACCGCGTGGATGAGTCAGGAAGCAGCACCGCACACCGTGGCAGAGACAGTACAGGCTGTCGGTGTGTCCCCGTTGTTTGAGGGATTGTTTCCCGGGAAATGGCATCCCGGTCTACGTGCGGAATGGCAGGGACATCTTCTCGGTGGGTTGTCGGTATTGGTGGCGCTGATCCTGTTGGCGCTGATCCCGTTGTTGTTTCGCCAGCGACGTTCGGCCTACGGTGCGGTTTGGTTGGCCGGATTGGCGGCGTGCGTCGGTTTTGTGGGTGTTTTGGTTTGGGCATACGGTGGTTGA
- a CDS encoding copper resistance CopC family protein has protein sequence MNRKWIRYIGLCLCIWLVPSLTWAHTHLKQSTPGDGDTVSQPVQKLTLVFEERIEQGGSVELRDDAGHTVKPSSVKIQGDTLEATLGSALPDGNYTAQWKIIGLDGHPMQGSFHFEVKAGKTSTSQKPPTVPKQQPTPHHDQHPAPVKRSTSSPVIWVVALLILSAAVIVGWLFWRKPKA, from the coding sequence ATGAACCGAAAATGGATCAGGTATATCGGTTTGTGCTTGTGTATTTGGCTCGTGCCTTCACTGACGTGGGCCCACACGCACCTGAAACAATCGACACCGGGTGATGGGGACACGGTTTCCCAACCAGTGCAGAAGCTCACGTTGGTGTTTGAGGAGCGCATTGAACAGGGTGGTTCGGTGGAACTGCGTGACGACGCTGGGCACACGGTTAAACCGTCTTCCGTCAAGATTCAAGGGGATACGTTGGAAGCGACATTGGGGTCCGCCCTGCCGGACGGCAACTACACCGCCCAGTGGAAAATCATCGGATTGGACGGTCATCCGATGCAAGGGTCATTTCACTTTGAGGTGAAAGCGGGTAAAACATCGACCAGCCAAAAACCGCCGACCGTACCCAAACAACAGCCTACGCCGCATCACGACCAACATCCCGCTCCGGTTAAACGGTCCACTTCTTCTCCCGTGATCTGGGTGGTGGCCTTACTGATACTCAGCGCCGCGGTGATTGTGGGCTGGTTGTTCTGGAGGAAGCCGAAAGCATGA
- a CDS encoding acyl-CoA synthetase, translating into MTKITDYSSLSSSFSWETVLNHYDWNPRERFNVAHEVCDRYAEDPSRIAIFYEDQFGNQKTITYRELRDWSNQMANVFRKLGIKRGDRVCALLPKNPALIVYILAAWKVGAVYVPLFTAFGPQAIEYRINHSEAKVIITNQTHRPKLPPKEKVPSLEHIFVIDGTPNPGDLPFWDTLALESPEHRTEEMTVDDLLAIQYTSGSTGMPKGAMWSHNLLINIYPYMRYAIDLRDDDIFLGGADPGWAYGLIFCTFAPMCFGVPIVFYEGPFKPETYYSLMEKYSVTNFAYAPTAYRAMVASGSQVISKYHIKVRAMSSAGEPLNPEVIQFFKKHLGVTVKDHYGLSETLMLIGNFNAIDMEIRPGSMGFALPGFEVALLDHAGVPVADGSVGQIAFNTDSFPNVFKGYWKDPDKTAEKMIGNWFLTGDLAFKDREGYFWFQGRADDIISSAGYRIGPFEIESCLLEHPAVVEAAAVGKPDPMKGEIVKAFVVLADEFTPSDELAQELSLYVKNRLSKHEYPREVEFVTELPKTPSGKIQRFILRNQEIEKNNASQQKQI; encoded by the coding sequence ATGACGAAGATCACTGACTATTCTTCTTTAAGTTCCTCTTTTTCTTGGGAGACTGTACTGAATCACTATGACTGGAATCCTCGTGAGCGTTTCAATGTGGCACACGAGGTATGTGATCGTTATGCCGAAGATCCTTCTCGTATAGCCATATTCTATGAGGACCAGTTTGGCAATCAAAAAACCATCACATATCGAGAACTGCGTGACTGGTCCAATCAAATGGCCAATGTATTTCGCAAGCTTGGTATTAAGCGAGGAGACAGGGTTTGTGCACTGCTCCCGAAGAATCCCGCACTGATCGTGTATATTCTAGCTGCTTGGAAGGTAGGTGCAGTTTACGTACCACTATTTACAGCGTTTGGTCCGCAAGCAATCGAATATCGTATCAATCATTCTGAAGCAAAGGTGATTATAACCAATCAAACTCATCGTCCCAAATTACCACCAAAAGAAAAAGTCCCCTCACTTGAGCATATTTTCGTAATCGATGGAACGCCGAATCCGGGTGATTTGCCTTTTTGGGATACCCTTGCACTTGAGTCTCCTGAACATCGGACAGAAGAAATGACAGTAGACGATCTGTTGGCTATACAGTATACATCAGGATCCACCGGTATGCCAAAGGGAGCCATGTGGTCACACAATCTGCTTATTAATATTTATCCGTATATGCGTTACGCGATCGATCTGCGAGACGACGATATATTCTTAGGCGGTGCGGATCCGGGCTGGGCTTATGGGCTGATTTTTTGCACATTTGCACCCATGTGCTTTGGAGTCCCGATTGTTTTTTACGAAGGACCCTTTAAGCCAGAGACCTATTATTCCCTGATGGAAAAATACAGTGTAACGAATTTTGCGTATGCCCCAACGGCCTATCGAGCAATGGTAGCATCAGGATCACAGGTAATCAGCAAATACCATATTAAAGTAAGAGCCATGAGCTCTGCTGGTGAACCTCTTAACCCTGAGGTAATACAGTTTTTCAAAAAACATCTAGGAGTAACAGTGAAAGACCACTACGGGTTATCCGAAACATTGATGCTAATAGGTAATTTTAACGCAATCGATATGGAAATCCGTCCGGGGTCGATGGGATTTGCTTTACCAGGTTTTGAAGTTGCTTTACTTGATCATGCAGGTGTACCAGTAGCCGATGGTAGTGTGGGACAAATTGCGTTCAATACTGATTCATTTCCAAATGTTTTCAAAGGATATTGGAAAGATCCTGATAAGACTGCGGAAAAAATGATCGGAAATTGGTTCTTGACAGGTGACCTAGCATTCAAGGATCGAGAAGGGTACTTTTGGTTCCAAGGTCGGGCTGACGACATCATTTCGAGCGCCGGATATCGAATTGGACCTTTTGAGATTGAAAGTTGTCTACTGGAACACCCGGCTGTAGTTGAAGCAGCCGCTGTTGGAAAACCAGATCCGATGAAAGGAGAAATCGTAAAAGCGTTTGTTGTACTAGCAGACGAATTCACACCTTCGGATGAATTGGCACAAGAGTTATCCCTGTATGTAAAAAACCGCCTTTCAAAACATGAGTATCCGCGTGAAGTTGAATTCGTAACTGAATTACCCAAAACTCCCAGCGGTAAGATTCAACGGTTCATTCTCCGAAACCAAGAAATAGAAAAAAATAATGCTTCGCAACAAAAACAAATCTAA
- a CDS encoding HIT family protein, producing MMEDRQVSCIFCSIVQKDEPASIVYEDAQILAFLDIAPINPGHTLVIPKVHYESLSEVPDSVVARMMTVAKKIATAIRLSGVYCEGINLLLADGEAAFQDVFHCHLHVVPRFKGDSFRIDGCYSNHPERSELDCVALQIRSNMESV from the coding sequence ATGATGGAAGATCGACAGGTTTCCTGTATTTTTTGTTCCATCGTTCAAAAGGATGAACCAGCCAGTATCGTTTATGAAGATGCTCAAATCCTTGCTTTCCTTGATATCGCTCCTATCAATCCCGGACATACCCTTGTAATCCCGAAAGTGCACTATGAGTCATTGTCCGAGGTGCCGGACTCTGTGGTTGCTCGTATGATGACGGTAGCAAAGAAAATAGCGACTGCGATTCGGTTGTCCGGAGTGTACTGTGAAGGGATCAACTTACTTTTAGCCGATGGGGAAGCCGCATTTCAGGATGTATTTCACTGCCATCTGCATGTAGTTCCGCGTTTTAAGGGAGATTCATTCCGGATCGATGGTTGCTACTCGAACCATCCGGAACGCTCAGAACTTGACTGTGTTGCGTTGCAGATTCGTTCCAATATGGAATCGGTATAG
- a CDS encoding glycerate kinase produces MKVLIASDSFKGSLSSAQVVEAGCMAAARVDRHIEVTGLPIADGGEGTVDCVLQAVEGKRIPVKTVDPLGRPITADLAVVGQTAIVELASASGLPLLSPAERNPYQTSTYGTGLLIRSALDLPEVREILVAIGGSATNDGGLGMAQALGLRAWDEKGRPVKQGGQHVGEVAKLDTSQMHPRLKEVTIRVACDVDNPLYGENGASHVFGPQKGATPEMVKTLDANLRRLSDVIRRDLGVDVSRLPGGGAAGGTGAGLAAFCGARLEPGIELLLDVCRFDERVREVDLVITGEGRTDHQTLRGKAPVGVAKRAKRYGKPVICVSGAYDPAVVKELRACGIDAVFSLCPGPTDEEKAFAHAFEWMVSALENVFGLWLGMRGDKR; encoded by the coding sequence ATGAAGGTGTTGATTGCCTCCGATTCTTTCAAAGGCAGCTTGTCTTCCGCACAGGTGGTGGAAGCAGGGTGTATGGCGGCGGCGCGTGTGGACCGACACATTGAAGTGACAGGGTTGCCGATCGCCGACGGCGGGGAAGGAACGGTGGATTGCGTGTTGCAGGCTGTGGAAGGGAAACGAATCCCGGTGAAGACGGTGGACCCGTTGGGTCGTCCGATCACCGCTGATTTAGCCGTGGTGGGACAAACGGCGATTGTGGAGCTGGCTTCGGCTTCAGGATTACCACTATTGTCTCCCGCGGAGCGCAATCCGTATCAAACGTCTACATACGGGACGGGCTTGTTGATCCGGTCTGCACTGGATTTGCCTGAAGTCCGGGAAATCCTGGTAGCTATCGGCGGCAGTGCCACCAATGACGGCGGACTGGGCATGGCGCAGGCACTCGGGCTGAGAGCATGGGACGAAAAGGGGAGACCGGTGAAGCAAGGTGGCCAACATGTGGGAGAAGTGGCGAAATTGGACACGAGCCAGATGCACCCGCGGCTGAAAGAAGTGACGATCCGCGTGGCCTGTGATGTGGACAATCCTTTATACGGGGAAAATGGTGCCTCCCATGTGTTTGGTCCGCAAAAAGGGGCGACACCTGAGATGGTTAAGACGTTGGATGCGAATCTGCGCCGGTTGTCCGATGTGATACGACGTGATTTGGGCGTAGATGTGTCCCGTCTGCCCGGAGGAGGAGCGGCCGGGGGTACGGGGGCAGGTTTGGCTGCATTTTGTGGGGCCCGACTGGAACCGGGAATTGAGTTGTTGTTGGACGTATGCCGGTTTGACGAGCGGGTGAGAGAAGTGGATTTGGTCATCACCGGTGAAGGAAGGACGGACCATCAGACTCTGCGGGGAAAAGCGCCGGTCGGAGTGGCCAAACGTGCGAAAAGGTACGGAAAGCCGGTGATCTGTGTGTCCGGAGCATACGATCCCGCAGTGGTAAAAGAGTTGAGAGCGTGTGGAATCGATGCCGTGTTCAGTCTTTGCCCGGGACCGACGGATGAGGAAAAGGCATTTGCTCATGCATTCGAATGGATGGTGTCTGCACTGGAAAACGTCTTTGGTTTGTGGTTGGGTATGAGAGGAGACAAGCGGTGA
- a CDS encoding DUF2621 family protein has protein sequence MPVWMTWAVIIWVMIMIGFLSIGGYFMFRKFLKGMPKEDGKSILEWQAYYIEKTRHMWSDEQKELLEDLVRPVPKMFRDTARQTIAGKIGELALKENADRITEDLIIRGYIQATPKRDHKWLIRTLKEKQIDLTPYQEYF, from the coding sequence ATGCCGGTTTGGATGACATGGGCCGTCATTATCTGGGTCATGATCATGATCGGATTTCTCTCAATCGGCGGTTATTTCATGTTTCGCAAGTTTCTCAAAGGCATGCCCAAGGAAGACGGCAAGTCGATTTTGGAATGGCAGGCTTATTATATCGAAAAAACGCGGCACATGTGGTCGGATGAACAAAAAGAACTGCTGGAGGACTTGGTGCGTCCGGTTCCCAAGATGTTCCGGGATACCGCTCGTCAGACAATTGCGGGTAAAATCGGCGAGCTTGCGCTGAAGGAAAATGCCGACCGCATCACTGAAGACCTGATTATCCGCGGATACATCCAGGCGACGCCGAAGCGGGATCACAAATGGCTGATTCGCACCCTGAAGGAGAAGCAGATCGACCTCACCCCGTACCAAGAATACTTTTAG
- a CDS encoding PH domain-containing protein, whose protein sequence is MGIFSGGDNDRGHMNQVAEFLFEGEEVLQTYGLLLDFVALTNKRILFVDKTAMSRRTAVISIPYSKVEAISIEKGKLWSLSNRVEIQTKGRTYELEFLKGADVMGFYRTLARMIC, encoded by the coding sequence GTGGGAATTTTCAGCGGTGGAGACAATGACCGTGGTCATATGAATCAGGTGGCGGAGTTTTTGTTTGAAGGAGAAGAAGTATTGCAGACTTACGGTTTGTTGTTGGATTTCGTCGCGTTGACGAACAAGCGCATTTTGTTTGTGGACAAAACGGCGATGAGTCGAAGAACAGCTGTCATCTCCATCCCCTACTCCAAAGTGGAGGCAATCTCGATCGAAAAAGGGAAGCTCTGGTCGCTGTCCAACCGCGTTGAGATTCAGACGAAGGGACGGACATATGAATTGGAGTTTCTAAAAGGAGCGGATGTGATGGGGTTCTACCGGACGCTGGCCCGGATGATCTGTTAG
- a CDS encoding YheC/YheD family protein — protein sequence MAVQKYVSNKMKYHDILVEDPVLFSLVPETFWLTDTALTQLLLKYSAVYIKPNSNHRGNGILKVSLNGTACCIQHSFHDQSYTVPLANVYKTVKQGLKAKQKYIVQQGINLATFNGFPFDVRVLMHRPLDRWQISGWLARVATSSNQIVTNHIRGAEPVPLEKALSELPKNPTELVVELSDKCHQTASLLGQYFDLRIVGLDMAVDQQGRIWFLEMNSSPMFRKMFKELGDSSMYQRAIKTHRYIVKKYS from the coding sequence ATGGCCGTTCAAAAATATGTCTCTAACAAGATGAAGTACCACGACATACTGGTAGAAGATCCTGTGTTGTTTTCTTTGGTACCGGAAACTTTTTGGCTTACAGATACAGCTCTAACACAGTTGCTCCTAAAATATTCTGCTGTGTATATCAAACCCAATTCCAATCATCGAGGAAACGGAATCCTCAAAGTGAGTCTAAATGGAACAGCTTGTTGTATTCAACATAGTTTTCATGACCAGTCTTATACTGTGCCTTTGGCGAACGTATATAAAACGGTGAAACAAGGCTTGAAAGCCAAACAAAAATATATTGTTCAGCAGGGGATTAATCTTGCCACCTTTAACGGTTTTCCCTTCGATGTTCGTGTGTTAATGCACAGGCCCCTTGATCGATGGCAAATATCCGGTTGGTTGGCGAGAGTAGCAACCAGTAGTAATCAAATTGTGACCAATCATATCCGAGGAGCTGAACCCGTCCCTTTAGAAAAAGCGTTGTCAGAGCTCCCCAAAAATCCTACTGAACTAGTGGTTGAATTATCGGATAAGTGTCACCAAACAGCCAGTCTCTTGGGCCAGTATTTTGATTTACGGATTGTCGGTTTGGACATGGCCGTAGATCAACAAGGACGCATCTGGTTCCTTGAAATGAATTCCTCCCCGATGTTTCGTAAGATGTTTAAAGAACTGGGCGATTCCTCAATGTACCAGCGTGCAATCAAAACACACCGGTATATTGTTAAGAAATATTCTTAA